A stretch of Mycobacterium sp. ITM-2016-00316 DNA encodes these proteins:
- a CDS encoding DUF4247 domain-containing protein, with product MSRNALFALAGVLVTLGAVLLISGMVLLNKDVRNHVSENYRQYSADGGDGRYECSGSPTSVADDIASYDAPESRASDRGSEYLRYPDDIVIVGPDGQYPCSVRVEDVNSRYSGGGFIFLGPGFTPGSPAGGSGGSSGGPGGTK from the coding sequence GTGAGCCGCAACGCCCTGTTCGCGCTGGCCGGAGTGCTCGTCACGCTCGGCGCTGTCCTGCTGATTTCCGGAATGGTGTTGCTGAACAAGGACGTTCGCAACCACGTCAGCGAAAACTACCGGCAATATTCGGCGGACGGCGGTGACGGGCGCTACGAATGCAGCGGCTCCCCGACATCGGTGGCCGACGACATCGCGTCCTACGACGCCCCGGAATCGCGCGCCTCCGACCGCGGCAGCGAGTATCTGCGCTACCCCGACGACATCGTGATCGTCGGTCCGGACGGCCAGTATCCATGCAGTGTCCGGGTCGAGGACGTCAATTCCCGCTACAGCGGCGGCGGGTTCATTTTTCTGGGTCCGGGGTTCACCCCGGGCTCACCAGCGGGCGGCTCGGGCGGTAGCTCCGGCGGACCCGGCGGAACGAAGTAG
- a CDS encoding DUF2617 family protein encodes MPLHRLRVVPVDVSGTNLRLTLNAPAPPPLASCTLRHPGGADLTLGVLGASHVITVAEFSEQVSCTEHAAGSALPDSAKAPGYRLQSETTSHDESAFRRIAAGLRHRCEHESGWLGGSFPGDEAALTALCATPEGAGWHWQTWHLYPAARSGLVVHTESRWQP; translated from the coding sequence TCAGTGGCACGAATCTGCGCTTGACGCTGAACGCCCCTGCCCCGCCCCCGCTGGCGTCCTGCACGCTGCGCCATCCCGGCGGCGCGGATCTGACCCTGGGCGTGCTCGGCGCGTCTCATGTCATCACGGTGGCTGAGTTCTCCGAGCAGGTGTCTTGCACCGAGCATGCTGCCGGTTCGGCACTGCCGGACTCGGCGAAGGCACCCGGCTACCGGTTGCAGTCCGAGACCACCAGCCACGACGAGTCCGCATTCCGCCGGATCGCGGCCGGCCTGCGGCACCGCTGCGAACACGAGAGCGGTTGGCTGGGTGGCAGTTTCCCCGGCGACGAGGCCGCGCTCACGGCGCTGTGCGCCACCCCCGAGGGCGCCGGCTGGCACTGGCAGACCTGGCATCTGTACCCCGCGGCCCGCAGTGGCCTCGTCGTGCACACCGAGAGCCGGTGGCAGCCGTGA
- the ligA gene encoding NAD-dependent DNA ligase LigA, with amino-acid sequence MSSPDAEARGRWQELAEEVRGHQFRYYVKDAPVVSDAEFDTLLRELEELEERYPELRSPDSPTQLVGGAGFATDFGAADHLERMLSLDNAFDTDELSAWAARLGAEIGTDIDYLCELKIDGVALALVYRDGVLVRGATRGDGRSGEDVTLNARTIDDIPERLTGTDEFPVPAVLEVRGEVFFRLADFEDLNAGLVAEGKPPFANPRNSAAGSLRQKNPAVTARRKLRMICHGLGKAEGFTPASLHDAYRALGAWGLPVSTHTTKVQGIKAVADRIAYWGEHRHDVEHEIDGVVVKVDDVNLQRRLGATSRAPRWAIAYKYPPEEVTTKLLDIRVNVGRTGRVTPFAYMEPVKVAGSTVGLATLHNASEVKRKGVLIGDTVVLRKAGDVIPEVLAPVVDLRDGTEREFIMPTTCPECGTTLAPAKEGDADIRCPNTRTCPAQLRERVFHAAGRGAFDIEGLGYEAGTALLQAGVITDEGELFGLTAEDLLRTELFTTKAGELSANGKRLLANLGKAKSQPLWRVLVALSIRHVGPTAARALAGEFGSLDAIIAASEAELAAVEGVGPTIAAAVIEWFEVDWHRAIVDKWRAAGVRMADERDAGIDRTLEGLSIVVTGSLTGFSRDEAKEAILVRGGKAAGSVSKKTSYVVAGDAPGSKYDKAIELGVPVLDEDGFRTLLADGPAPEAEAEPAES; translated from the coding sequence GTGAGCTCACCGGACGCAGAGGCCCGTGGTCGATGGCAGGAACTCGCCGAGGAAGTGCGCGGCCACCAGTTCCGCTACTACGTCAAGGACGCACCGGTCGTCTCCGACGCCGAGTTCGACACCCTGCTGCGTGAGCTGGAGGAGCTCGAAGAGCGGTATCCGGAACTGCGCTCGCCGGATTCGCCGACCCAGCTGGTCGGCGGCGCCGGTTTCGCCACCGATTTCGGCGCGGCCGACCATCTGGAACGGATGCTGTCGCTGGACAACGCATTCGACACCGATGAGCTGTCGGCGTGGGCCGCGCGCCTCGGTGCCGAGATCGGCACCGATATCGACTATCTGTGCGAACTGAAGATCGACGGTGTCGCACTGGCGCTGGTCTACCGCGACGGTGTCCTGGTCCGCGGGGCCACCCGCGGCGACGGCCGCAGCGGCGAAGATGTCACCCTCAATGCCCGCACCATCGATGACATCCCCGAACGGCTCACCGGCACAGACGAATTCCCGGTCCCAGCGGTGCTCGAGGTGCGCGGTGAGGTGTTCTTCCGGCTGGCCGATTTCGAGGACCTCAACGCCGGCCTGGTGGCCGAGGGCAAACCGCCGTTCGCCAACCCGCGCAACAGCGCGGCGGGCTCGCTGCGGCAGAAGAACCCTGCCGTCACCGCGCGACGCAAGTTGCGGATGATCTGTCACGGACTCGGCAAGGCCGAAGGATTCACCCCCGCCTCCCTGCATGATGCGTACCGGGCGCTGGGCGCCTGGGGCCTGCCGGTGTCCACCCACACCACCAAGGTGCAGGGCATCAAGGCAGTGGCCGACCGCATCGCCTACTGGGGTGAACATCGCCACGACGTCGAACACGAGATCGATGGTGTGGTGGTCAAAGTCGACGATGTGAACCTGCAGCGTCGACTCGGTGCGACCTCACGGGCGCCCCGGTGGGCGATCGCCTACAAGTATCCGCCCGAGGAGGTCACCACGAAACTCCTCGACATCCGGGTCAACGTCGGGCGCACCGGACGGGTCACCCCGTTCGCCTACATGGAACCGGTCAAGGTGGCCGGGTCCACCGTCGGGTTGGCCACCCTGCACAATGCGTCCGAGGTCAAACGCAAGGGTGTGCTGATCGGTGACACCGTGGTGCTGCGCAAGGCCGGTGACGTCATCCCCGAAGTGCTGGCCCCCGTGGTCGATCTGCGCGATGGCACCGAACGCGAATTCATCATGCCCACAACATGTCCCGAATGCGGCACCACGCTGGCACCGGCCAAGGAGGGTGACGCCGACATCCGTTGCCCCAACACCCGCACCTGCCCGGCGCAGCTGCGGGAGCGGGTGTTCCACGCCGCAGGCCGCGGCGCCTTCGACATCGAGGGCCTCGGATACGAGGCGGGCACCGCCCTGCTGCAGGCCGGTGTCATCACCGACGAGGGTGAACTGTTCGGGCTCACGGCCGAGGACCTGCTGCGCACCGAGCTGTTCACCACCAAGGCCGGCGAGCTGTCGGCCAACGGCAAGCGGCTGCTCGCCAACCTGGGCAAGGCGAAATCCCAACCGCTCTGGCGGGTGCTGGTCGCGCTGTCCATCCGGCACGTCGGTCCCACGGCGGCACGCGCGCTGGCCGGCGAATTCGGCAGTCTCGACGCGATCATCGCCGCCTCGGAGGCCGAACTCGCCGCGGTGGAAGGCGTCGGGCCGACCATCGCCGCGGCGGTCATCGAATGGTTCGAGGTGGACTGGCACCGCGCGATCGTGGACAAGTGGCGCGCCGCCGGTGTCCGGATGGCCGACGAACGCGACGCCGGCATCGACCGCACCCTGGAGGGGCTGTCGATCGTGGTGACCGGTTCGCTGACCGGCTTCTCCCGCGACGAGGCCAAGGAGGCGATCCTCGTCCGCGGCGGCAAGGCAGCGGGATCGGTCTCCAAGAAGACCTCCTACGTGGTCGCCGGTGACGCACCGGGATCCAAGTACGACAAGGCGATCGAACTCGGCGTGCCGGTGCTCGACGAGGACGGTTTCCGCACGCTACTGGCCGACGGGCCCGCACCCGAGGCCGAGGCGGAGCCGGCCGAGAGTTAG
- a CDS encoding 4-coumarate--CoA ligase family protein, with amino-acid sequence MSIESPFPKVQIPSSNVYEYLFADIDPAVAEQVALLDAKTGNTTTYRQMIDRIDAFAGALAARGLGPGDVVGLLAPNSSAFAVAFHGILRAGATATTINALFTAKDITKQLTDSKAALLVTVSALKPQALEGALAAGLDESSVVVLDGPGADTDGHPNAEDLLAPAHPAPQVSFDPATHLAVLPYSSGTTGNPKGVMLTHRNLVANVAQIRPLQGMTSGDVILAVLPFFHIYGMTVLLNAALHARAQLVIMPGFDLTEFLANIADRKCTHAFIAPPVAVALAKHPLIDDYDLSSLRAIMSGAAPLDEELGRAVTARLGCALVQGYGMSELSPVSHITPFDGGAELVGAAAPVSSCGWTVPNAVSKLVDPATGKEIGLPENGLSETGELWFKGPNVMVGYLGNDTATRDTIDDDGFLHTGDLARVDPTGCVFIVDRLKELIKYKGYQVPPAELEAVLLGHPSIADAAVIGVIEQESGEEVPKAFVVRQPDTELSEDAVMEFVAGQVAPYKKVRQVAFIDAIPKSAAGKILRKDLRGR; translated from the coding sequence ATGAGTATCGAAAGCCCGTTTCCCAAGGTCCAGATTCCCTCATCAAACGTCTACGAGTACCTGTTCGCAGACATCGATCCCGCAGTGGCAGAACAGGTCGCGCTGCTGGACGCCAAAACCGGCAACACCACCACCTACCGCCAGATGATCGACCGGATCGACGCGTTCGCCGGGGCGCTCGCCGCGCGCGGACTCGGCCCCGGTGACGTGGTCGGCCTGCTGGCCCCCAACAGCTCGGCCTTCGCCGTCGCCTTCCATGGCATCCTGCGTGCCGGTGCCACCGCCACCACCATCAATGCGCTGTTCACCGCCAAGGACATCACCAAGCAGCTCACCGACTCCAAGGCCGCCCTGCTGGTGACGGTCTCAGCGCTGAAACCGCAGGCACTGGAGGGCGCGCTCGCAGCGGGCCTCGACGAATCGTCGGTCGTCGTGCTCGACGGCCCGGGCGCCGACACCGACGGGCACCCCAACGCCGAGGACTTGCTGGCCCCGGCCCACCCGGCACCGCAGGTCAGCTTCGATCCGGCCACCCATCTGGCCGTGCTGCCCTACAGCTCGGGGACCACCGGCAACCCCAAGGGCGTGATGCTGACGCACCGCAATCTGGTGGCCAATGTCGCGCAGATCCGCCCGCTGCAGGGCATGACCTCCGGTGATGTCATCCTGGCCGTCCTCCCGTTCTTCCACATCTACGGGATGACGGTCCTGCTCAACGCCGCGCTGCACGCCCGCGCTCAGCTGGTTATCATGCCCGGCTTCGACCTGACCGAGTTCCTGGCCAATATCGCCGATCGCAAGTGCACGCACGCCTTCATCGCCCCGCCGGTCGCGGTGGCGCTGGCCAAGCATCCGCTCATCGACGACTACGACCTGTCCTCGCTGCGCGCCATCATGTCCGGTGCCGCGCCGCTGGACGAGGAACTCGGCCGCGCCGTCACCGCGCGCCTGGGCTGTGCGCTGGTGCAGGGCTACGGGATGAGCGAGCTGAGCCCGGTCAGCCACATCACGCCGTTCGACGGCGGTGCCGAACTGGTCGGGGCGGCGGCACCGGTCAGCTCGTGCGGGTGGACCGTGCCCAATGCGGTGTCCAAACTCGTCGACCCGGCCACCGGCAAGGAGATCGGGCTGCCCGAGAACGGGCTGAGCGAGACCGGGGAACTCTGGTTCAAAGGGCCCAATGTGATGGTCGGCTACCTGGGCAACGACACCGCGACCCGCGACACCATCGACGACGACGGTTTCCTGCATACCGGTGACCTCGCCCGCGTCGACCCGACCGGCTGCGTGTTCATCGTCGACCGGCTCAAAGAGCTCATCAAGTACAAGGGCTATCAGGTGCCGCCCGCCGAACTGGAGGCCGTGCTGCTGGGCCATCCCTCGATCGCCGACGCCGCCGTCATCGGGGTGATCGAGCAGGAATCCGGTGAAGAGGTGCCCAAGGCGTTCGTGGTGCGCCAGCCCGACACCGAGCTCAGCGAGGATGCGGTGATGGAGTTCGTCGCCGGCCAGGTCGCGCCGTACAAGAAGGTCCGTCAGGTGGCGTTCATCGATGCCATCCCGAAGTCGGCGGCCGGCAAGATCCTGCGCAAGGATCTACGCGGGCGGTAG
- a CDS encoding class I SAM-dependent methyltransferase codes for MDTVLRQSRRVADFPYPHWAAVFLNNPVRRLVGRPGSVVDSLRLAGNERVLEIGPGPGYFSTEIARRLPLGRLDLFDLQPQMLDKAARRLAGVDTGCQVGFHSGDAGAGLPFPDNSFDVAFLAAVLGEVPDRDACIRGLERVLNPGALLVFVEAFPDPDRQSVAALRELVEPRGFVLQCWEGTTWRDVVQFRRIPTL; via the coding sequence ATGGATACCGTGCTCCGGCAGAGCAGGCGGGTAGCCGACTTTCCGTACCCGCATTGGGCTGCGGTGTTCCTGAACAACCCGGTCCGCCGACTCGTCGGGCGGCCCGGCAGCGTCGTGGACTCGCTGCGGCTGGCCGGCAACGAACGGGTCCTTGAGATCGGGCCCGGTCCGGGATACTTCAGCACCGAAATTGCCCGCCGGCTGCCACTGGGCCGGCTCGACCTGTTCGACCTGCAGCCGCAGATGCTGGACAAGGCGGCACGCAGGCTGGCCGGCGTCGACACCGGCTGCCAGGTGGGGTTTCACTCCGGGGACGCCGGTGCCGGGTTGCCGTTCCCCGACAACTCCTTCGATGTCGCCTTCCTGGCCGCGGTGCTCGGTGAGGTACCCGACCGGGACGCCTGCATCCGCGGGCTGGAGCGGGTGCTCAACCCGGGGGCGCTGCTGGTGTTCGTCGAGGCCTTCCCGGACCCCGATCGCCAGAGCGTCGCGGCGTTGCGCGAGCTGGTCGAACCCCGCGGGTTCGTGTTGCAGTGCTGGGAGGGCACCACCTGGCGTGATGTGGTGCAGTTCCGGCGCATCCCGACGCTGTAA
- a CDS encoding DUF350 domain-containing protein, which produces MDTSYLALEFGTVDGGALTQNVVAAVLYFVVGIVVFGAGFVMTDLLTPGSLRELVFVAHRPNAVAVACGMYGALSLVTAVAIIASSAELGQGLVDALVYGLVGVTLQGVTLLVLEALVPGRFRDLIGDEKLHPGAVATAVILLAVGGVNAAALS; this is translated from the coding sequence ATGGACACGTCATACCTTGCACTGGAGTTCGGCACGGTCGACGGCGGCGCACTGACCCAGAACGTGGTCGCGGCGGTGCTGTATTTCGTCGTCGGGATCGTGGTTTTCGGCGCCGGGTTCGTGATGACCGACCTGTTGACGCCGGGCAGCCTACGCGAGTTGGTGTTCGTCGCGCACCGCCCGAATGCGGTCGCGGTGGCCTGCGGCATGTACGGGGCGCTGTCGTTGGTGACCGCCGTCGCGATCATCGCGAGTTCTGCCGAACTGGGCCAGGGATTGGTCGATGCGCTGGTGTACGGACTGGTCGGGGTGACATTGCAGGGCGTCACACTGCTGGTGCTGGAAGCGCTGGTGCCGGGCCGTTTTCGCGACCTCATCGGCGATGAGAAGCTGCACCCGGGTGCCGTCGCGACCGCGGTGATCCTGCTGGCCGTCGGAGGGGTGAACGCAGCCGCGCTGTCATGA
- a CDS encoding MmcQ/YjbR family DNA-binding protein yields MPHPIMFSDDDFGLAELRGLALGFPAAFEKVSWGRPVFCAPKMFAMYGGNLKAAGEMVAFPHALLVKVDDSDRRSLEQDDRFFFPAYMGPFGWMGLDLTAAAVDWDEVAELLDASFRLVASKKLITQLDER; encoded by the coding sequence GTGCCGCACCCGATCATGTTCTCCGACGACGACTTCGGGCTCGCCGAGCTACGCGGGCTGGCGCTCGGCTTTCCGGCAGCCTTCGAGAAGGTCTCGTGGGGCCGACCGGTGTTCTGCGCACCGAAGATGTTCGCCATGTACGGCGGCAACCTGAAGGCGGCCGGCGAGATGGTCGCCTTTCCGCACGCGCTGCTGGTGAAGGTCGACGACTCCGACCGCCGGTCCCTCGAGCAGGACGACCGGTTCTTCTTCCCCGCCTATATGGGCCCGTTCGGCTGGATGGGCCTGGACCTGACCGCCGCGGCGGTCGACTGGGATGAGGTCGCCGAGTTGCTCGACGCGTCGTTCCGGTTGGTGGCGTCGAAGAAGCTGATCACACAGCTCGACGAGCGGTAG
- a CDS encoding polyamine aminopropyltransferase has product MTGTTRWRALLLAAVAACAACGLIYELALLTLSASLHGGGIVATSLIVAGYVAALGAGALLVKPLLGHAAITFIAVETLLGVIGGLSAAAMYVAFSFIGGSLWVLALGTAVIGALVGAEVPLLMTLLQRGRTAGAADAGRVLANLNAADYLGALIGGLAWPFLVLPQLGMIRGAAVTGMINLAAAAVVAVFLLRSIISRRQLASALAVLTAAAMGLTALIVASDGIQSTTRQRLYADPIIAYQQSSYQEIVVTRRGPDTRLYLDGGLQFSTRDEYRYTESLVYPALGNEARTVLILGGGDGLAARELLRMPQVRQIVQVELDPAVIALARGPLRETNAGALDDPRVQVIVDDAMTWLREPGVVPDGGFDAVIIDLPDPDNPVLGRLYSLEFYALLTRVLAVDGLVVVQSGSPFSTPNAFWRTVSTLGSAGFAVTPYHVHVPTFGDWGFALARRGATPPTPTVPDDAPPLRFLTQEVLDAATVFPLDNAAQVLAPSTLDNPRIVEDMRAGYR; this is encoded by the coding sequence ATGACCGGCACGACGCGCTGGCGGGCACTGCTGCTGGCCGCGGTCGCGGCCTGCGCGGCGTGCGGGCTCATCTACGAGCTCGCCCTGCTGACGCTGTCGGCCAGTCTGCACGGCGGCGGTATCGTCGCCACCTCACTGATCGTCGCGGGCTACGTCGCCGCGCTCGGCGCCGGCGCACTGCTGGTCAAACCGCTGCTCGGCCACGCCGCCATCACCTTCATCGCCGTCGAGACCCTGCTCGGTGTGATTGGCGGATTATCTGCTGCGGCAATGTATGTGGCGTTCTCGTTCATCGGCGGTTCACTGTGGGTGCTGGCGCTGGGCACCGCGGTGATCGGCGCGCTGGTGGGCGCCGAAGTCCCGCTGCTGATGACGCTCTTGCAGCGGGGCCGTACCGCGGGAGCCGCCGACGCCGGCCGGGTGCTGGCCAACCTGAACGCCGCGGACTATCTGGGCGCCCTGATCGGCGGTCTGGCATGGCCGTTCCTGGTGCTGCCGCAGCTGGGCATGATCCGCGGCGCCGCGGTCACCGGGATGATCAACCTGGCCGCGGCGGCCGTCGTGGCGGTCTTCCTGCTGCGCAGCATCATCAGCCGCCGCCAGCTCGCGTCGGCGCTGGCCGTGCTCACCGCCGCCGCGATGGGACTGACCGCGCTGATCGTGGCCTCCGACGGTATCCAGAGCACCACCCGTCAACGGCTGTATGCCGATCCGATCATCGCCTACCAGCAGTCCTCCTATCAGGAGATCGTGGTGACCCGCCGCGGCCCCGACACCCGGCTGTATCTCGATGGCGGACTGCAGTTCTCGACGCGCGACGAGTATCGCTACACCGAGAGCCTGGTGTATCCGGCGCTCGGCAACGAGGCCCGCACGGTGCTCATCCTCGGCGGTGGCGATGGCCTGGCCGCCCGCGAGTTGCTGCGGATGCCGCAGGTGCGCCAGATCGTCCAGGTGGAACTCGATCCGGCCGTGATCGCGCTGGCGCGCGGACCTCTGCGCGAGACCAATGCCGGCGCGCTGGACGACCCGCGGGTGCAGGTGATCGTCGATGACGCGATGACCTGGCTACGTGAGCCCGGTGTGGTGCCCGACGGCGGCTTCGACGCCGTGATCATCGATCTGCCCGACCCCGACAATCCGGTGCTGGGCCGGTTGTATTCACTTGAGTTCTACGCGCTACTGACCCGGGTGCTGGCCGTCGACGGGCTGGTGGTGGTGCAGTCGGGCAGCCCGTTCTCGACACCGAATGCGTTCTGGCGCACGGTGTCCACCCTGGGGTCGGCGGGATTCGCGGTGACCCCGTATCACGTGCACGTGCCGACCTTCGGCGACTGGGGTTTCGCGCTGGCCCGCCGCGGGGCCACGCCCCCGACGCCCACGGTCCCCGACGATGCTCCCCCGCTGCGGTTTCTCACCCAGGAGGTGCTCGACGCGGCGACGGTGTTCCCCCTGGACAACGCCGCGCAGGTCCTCGCGCCCTCCACGCTGGACAATCCGCGGATCGTCGAGGACATGCGCGCGGGGTACCGCTAG
- a CDS encoding alpha/beta fold hydrolase has protein sequence MDNPPDLPGVQHRFVDLGRGVTIHVADAGPADGPPVMLVHGFPQNWWEWHELIGPLAADGYRVLCPDLRGAGWSSAPRDRYRKNDMADDLAAVCDRLGVGPVKLVAHDWGGPVATIFMLRHPEKVAAFMGLNTAVPWLKHDREALINVWRMWYQIPMMLPVIGPKVIADPKARFFRFLGSWVGGDFQTPDEDIAFYVACMRRPGYAEAGSRWYRTFQTREAARWMRGEFDNHHVSIPVRWLHGTDDSVLTPELLRVLPEHCSDFELELVPGVGHWIVEQRPELVLDRLRTFLKTT, from the coding sequence ATGGACAACCCGCCCGATCTCCCCGGCGTGCAACACCGCTTTGTCGATCTCGGTCGCGGCGTGACGATTCACGTCGCCGACGCCGGCCCGGCCGACGGTCCGCCGGTCATGCTGGTGCACGGTTTCCCGCAGAACTGGTGGGAATGGCACGAGCTCATCGGCCCGCTCGCCGCGGACGGATACCGGGTGCTGTGCCCGGATCTGCGCGGGGCGGGGTGGAGCTCGGCGCCCCGGGACCGCTACCGCAAGAACGATATGGCCGACGATCTGGCCGCGGTGTGTGACCGGCTCGGCGTGGGTCCGGTCAAACTCGTCGCCCACGACTGGGGCGGCCCGGTGGCCACCATCTTCATGTTGCGCCATCCCGAGAAGGTCGCGGCCTTCATGGGCCTGAACACCGCGGTGCCGTGGCTCAAGCACGACCGCGAGGCACTGATCAACGTCTGGCGCATGTGGTACCAGATCCCGATGATGCTGCCGGTGATCGGCCCGAAGGTGATCGCCGACCCGAAGGCGCGGTTCTTCCGGTTCCTGGGCTCCTGGGTGGGCGGCGATTTCCAGACGCCGGACGAGGACATCGCGTTCTACGTCGCCTGCATGCGCCGACCGGGCTACGCCGAAGCGGGCTCACGCTGGTACCGGACCTTCCAGACCCGCGAGGCCGCGCGCTGGATGCGCGGGGAATTCGATAATCACCACGTGTCGATCCCGGTGCGCTGGCTGCACGGCACCGACGACTCGGTGCTCACCCCGGAACTGCTGCGGGTGCTGCCCGAGCACTGTTCGGATTTCGAGCTCGAACTGGTTCCCGGCGTCGGGCACTGGATTGTCGAGCAGCGCCCAGAGCTGGTGCTGGACCGGCTGCGCACGTTCCTGAAGACCACCTAG